In one Cloacibacillus porcorum genomic region, the following are encoded:
- a CDS encoding nucleotidyltransferase family protein yields MNVILLGAGLSKRMGRQKLLLSFGDKNVIETVIENLRGAGLTRICAVLSREVASALASHAGTLEVGINEEPERGQSSSLAIGLEMLPEGEDFCIMLGDLPLARAQDIAALAKRFDGLPPEKSVLAPCRGGVFGHPMFYRSVWRERFRGASGDVGGKKILMRYEPEIERVSAPDSHFKDMDTPEEYEKRLKEA; encoded by the coding sequence ATGAACGTGATATTGCTGGGAGCGGGGCTCTCAAAGCGCATGGGACGCCAGAAGCTGCTGCTCTCATTCGGAGATAAGAACGTCATCGAGACGGTGATAGAAAACCTGCGCGGCGCGGGGCTTACGCGCATCTGCGCCGTGCTCTCGCGGGAGGTGGCCTCCGCGCTCGCTTCCCACGCCGGTACGCTGGAGGTCGGCATCAACGAAGAACCGGAGCGCGGACAGTCAAGCTCGCTGGCGATCGGGCTCGAGATGCTGCCGGAGGGAGAGGACTTCTGCATCATGCTCGGCGACCTGCCGCTGGCGCGCGCGCAGGATATCGCGGCGCTCGCCAAACGTTTCGACGGGCTGCCGCCGGAAAAGAGCGTCCTCGCCCCCTGCCGCGGCGGCGTGTTCGGCCACCCGATGTTTTACCGCTCCGTATGGCGCGAACGCTTTCGCGGCGCGAGCGGCGACGTCGGCGGTAAAAAGATCCTCATGCGGTACGAACCGGAGATTGAGCGTGTAAGCGCCCCAGATTCACATTTCAAGGACATGGACACGCCGGAGGAGTATGAAAAGCGCCTGAAAGAGGCGTAA
- a CDS encoding autotransporter outer membrane beta-barrel domain-containing protein, whose translation MKRMRVICAAVIIALCVYLTPASAEKIYTAPVTDSHEWDEDVTITTNGIVNEDSREGGGIYFCTNGPDQTFIIVEADNLVKIRANLGDGNEQGDKLYGIRTSGAHNAVFLLGKADIEAGYMTLSAENATSIIVGDYSSLITTSSHFGVHSSDDSNIYIGDHVLIQAGDKNDFADNGYTVWAKCDGGIFDTTIQIGDHVQISNAGNYKKDGAAVYAQGGGIITIGDDAEITSRGERDPTVKINRYNIGVRADGWHWRTTYVPHSLPLSYAEPELVLAPSKVVLGDRISIYTDGREGNMGIYASDRAEVIAGEDLTINTHGSEGSNFGVFADEGAQVTIKSTCIETEGKDSHGLIAWRSKEGQNSKITITEGSNIKTMGTNAYGVAAIDGGEVELTGKHTIETDLENGSFALGTSYGGTITADGQMNILGNLHAESEGKINMTMQDGSYMKGFSSIDGGQSGEIHVDMKNAYWDLHKQDSELSSLKMAAGATVDYTKEGSNLNLYAHDISGNGTFVMKTDIVGGNGDLLTVDTSDGDHKIKVIDQGSAPTTGDEDPLKLVKTGDGNAEFTLTGKDNLVDIGAWQYGLRRALENENHWELFATKKPSPPASAAVNTFMGGYLLAYAETQTLMQRLGDLRDTDYDNGYWFRFHGGRMESNSRSFVRDFDMKYGGAQVGYDRKIKNDWKGDTYVGGYFGYSKGNLDYSILDGGTGGSGSVDSRTLGLYGTYIADDGFYVDAVLKYMWMKNDFDVLDSDGGHVTGDGLSTGGMGFSLELGKRFRFTKNEKGDNWYIEPQAQLSYTRQDGGYFNASNGLRIGVDSFNSLLGRLGMLAGYETPKSNFYAKASYVKEFDGDVNIIANNISIPESFGDSWWEYGLGFTTRLNDHNSLYMSLERSSGGKFTEPWKVYAGWRISL comes from the coding sequence ATGAAAAGAATGCGAGTAATCTGCGCCGCTGTCATAATAGCGCTGTGCGTATACCTCACGCCGGCGTCTGCCGAGAAGATTTATACCGCCCCGGTCACCGATAGCCATGAATGGGATGAAGATGTGACGATCACAACCAACGGTATCGTCAACGAGGACAGCCGGGAGGGCGGCGGTATTTATTTCTGTACGAATGGTCCAGATCAGACCTTCATCATAGTGGAAGCCGATAATCTGGTGAAGATACGCGCTAACCTGGGAGATGGTAACGAACAGGGAGACAAATTATACGGCATCAGGACGTCGGGAGCGCATAATGCGGTCTTTCTTCTTGGCAAGGCAGACATCGAGGCCGGATATATGACCCTCAGCGCGGAGAACGCCACATCAATCATAGTCGGCGACTACTCGAGTCTGATCACCACGAGTTCGCATTTCGGTGTACATAGCTCCGACGACAGCAATATCTATATCGGCGACCACGTGCTGATCCAGGCGGGAGACAAAAACGACTTCGCAGACAACGGCTATACCGTCTGGGCGAAGTGCGACGGAGGCATCTTCGACACAACTATTCAAATTGGGGACCACGTGCAGATCTCAAACGCGGGAAACTATAAGAAAGACGGAGCGGCCGTTTACGCGCAGGGCGGGGGGATAATCACGATCGGAGATGATGCGGAGATAACGTCGAGAGGAGAACGGGATCCCACGGTGAAAATAAACCGTTACAATATCGGCGTACGCGCCGACGGCTGGCACTGGAGAACGACATACGTCCCTCATAGCCTCCCCTTATCCTACGCCGAGCCGGAACTGGTCCTTGCCCCCTCAAAAGTGGTGCTGGGCGACCGTATCTCTATCTACACGGACGGCAGAGAGGGCAACATGGGGATATACGCCTCCGACAGGGCAGAGGTCATCGCGGGAGAGGACCTCACGATAAATACCCACGGCTCCGAAGGAAGCAACTTTGGCGTCTTCGCCGACGAGGGCGCACAGGTAACCATCAAGAGCACCTGCATCGAGACGGAGGGAAAGGACAGCCACGGCCTGATAGCATGGAGATCTAAGGAGGGGCAGAACTCAAAGATCACCATTACGGAGGGTTCTAACATCAAGACCATGGGGACCAACGCCTACGGTGTGGCCGCCATCGACGGCGGCGAGGTGGAGCTGACCGGGAAGCATACAATAGAAACAGACCTGGAAAACGGCTCTTTCGCCCTCGGAACAAGCTACGGCGGCACCATCACCGCGGACGGGCAGATGAATATCCTTGGCAATCTGCATGCCGAAAGTGAAGGTAAGATAAACATGACGATGCAGGACGGCTCTTATATGAAGGGCTTCTCCTCCATCGACGGCGGACAGAGCGGCGAAATACATGTGGATATGAAGAACGCCTACTGGGACCTTCACAAACAGGACTCCGAGCTGAGCTCGCTCAAAATGGCCGCCGGCGCCACCGTCGACTACACGAAAGAGGGCTCCAACCTCAACCTCTACGCCCATGACATCTCCGGTAACGGCACCTTTGTTATGAAGACCGACATCGTCGGCGGAAACGGCGACCTGCTCACCGTAGACACCAGCGACGGCGACCACAAGATCAAAGTCATAGACCAGGGCAGCGCACCCACTACCGGCGACGAGGACCCCCTCAAGCTGGTAAAGACCGGCGACGGGAACGCCGAATTTACCCTCACGGGGAAGGATAATCTTGTCGACATCGGCGCGTGGCAATACGGACTGCGCCGCGCCCTAGAAAACGAGAACCATTGGGAGCTCTTTGCCACCAAGAAGCCCTCTCCACCGGCATCAGCCGCGGTCAACACCTTCATGGGCGGATACCTGCTCGCCTATGCCGAGACACAGACACTCATGCAGCGCCTCGGAGACCTGCGCGACACAGACTATGACAACGGATACTGGTTCCGCTTCCACGGTGGAAGGATGGAGTCAAACAGCAGGAGCTTCGTGCGCGACTTCGACATGAAATACGGCGGCGCGCAGGTTGGATATGACAGGAAGATCAAAAACGACTGGAAGGGCGACACCTACGTCGGCGGATACTTCGGATACAGCAAGGGCAACCTCGATTACAGCATCCTCGATGGCGGTACCGGCGGCAGCGGCAGTGTGGATTCAAGGACCCTCGGACTCTACGGCACCTATATCGCCGACGACGGCTTCTACGTCGACGCGGTGCTCAAGTACATGTGGATGAAAAACGATTTCGACGTGCTGGATTCTGACGGCGGTCACGTCACTGGAGACGGACTCTCCACCGGCGGGATGGGCTTTTCGCTTGAACTCGGCAAACGGTTCAGGTTCACGAAAAACGAAAAGGGCGACAACTGGTACATCGAGCCGCAGGCGCAGTTAAGCTACACCCGCCAGGACGGCGGATATTTCAACGCCAGCAACGGCCTGAGGATCGGCGTGGACAGCTTCAACTCACTGCTCGGCCGCCTTGGGATGCTGGCCGGATATGAGACGCCAAAGTCGAATTTCTACGCGAAGGCCTCCTACGTGAAAGAGTTCGACGGGGACGTCAATATCATCGCGAACAATATCAGCATACCGGAGTCCTTCGGCGACAGCTGGTGGGAGTACGGACTTGGATTCACCACCAGACTCAACGACCACAACAGCCTATACATGAGCCTGGAGCGCTCCTCGGGCGGTAAGTTCACCGAACCATGGAAGGTATATGCCGGCTGGAGGATCAGCCTCTAA
- the yqeC gene encoding selenium cofactor biosynthesis protein YqeC: protein MREIFSFLAEYIDKNRITLAAITGGGGKTSLLYGLGRELAASRRVLLTTTTKIFRPTPGECRDLFVGPAKHCLSFLEAMPPASLLTAASGEGGGKLLGYTPEETERLAGSGVAAVIAECDGSRGRPLKFYETWEPPMPQGCGCLFAVAGVGALGERADEERIFRADKFRTLHNIAEGAKVAAADYMSYLSHPEGPLKNAPRGAKKILLLNQWEICGEDSRTSLMEIIPALLKSYDAAACVSMRRNILYDYRER, encoded by the coding sequence ATGAGAGAAATTTTTTCGTTTTTGGCGGAATATATCGATAAAAACAGGATAACCCTCGCCGCGATAACCGGCGGCGGCGGGAAGACCTCGCTGCTCTACGGGCTGGGGCGCGAGCTCGCCGCCTCGCGGCGGGTGCTGCTCACGACGACGACGAAGATATTCCGCCCCACCCCCGGTGAATGCCGCGACCTCTTCGTCGGACCGGCAAAGCACTGCCTCTCTTTCCTCGAGGCGATGCCGCCCGCTTCGCTGCTCACGGCGGCCTCCGGCGAAGGCGGCGGCAAGCTGCTGGGCTACACCCCCGAGGAGACAGAGCGGCTGGCCGGCAGCGGCGTAGCGGCGGTGATCGCGGAATGCGACGGCTCGCGCGGACGCCCGCTGAAATTTTACGAGACCTGGGAGCCGCCGATGCCGCAGGGCTGCGGCTGCCTCTTCGCCGTCGCGGGGGTCGGCGCGCTCGGAGAAAGGGCGGACGAAGAGCGAATATTCCGCGCCGATAAATTCCGCACCCTGCACAACATCGCGGAGGGGGCAAAGGTCGCCGCCGCCGATTATATGAGCTACCTGAGCCACCCGGAGGGGCCGCTGAAAAACGCCCCCCGCGGCGCGAAGAAGATCCTGCTGCTCAATCAATGGGAAATCTGCGGCGAGGACTCTAGGACGTCGCTTATGGAGATCATTCCCGCGCTGCTTAAGAGTTACGACGCGGCCGCCTGCGTCTCAATGCGCCGCAATATACTTTACGACTACCGGGAGAGATGA
- a CDS encoding SpoIIE family protein phosphatase — MDSICIDACYNSLIKKNEELCGDRVQVINSPESMLLVLSDGLGSGVKANILSTLTSKIISTMISRGASIEDTVDTIAHTLPVCKVRGIAYSTFMILHIQRDGKGYLAEYDNPPCMLIRGGRHIPFEYEEKTIGGKLVRESRFTAQEGDYFVIVSDGVTQAGMGETLSFGWGCDEVAEFLCGPCGEKLSAPRVINRVLDVAKDLYLGKPGDDTTVSIAHILPKQQVSLFSGPPKNPEDDARLVKDYIETRGLHIVSGGTSSEILSRELKRPLHVNIDYTDSDIPPTASIEGIDLVTEGVMTLKRAIAMIEEYIDRPAVPRMISELDDPHGAAKLAKILIERCTHLKLFIGKAVNPAHQNPDFPTELRVKSRLMDDLAAVMTRLGRHVEKNYY, encoded by the coding sequence ATGGATAGTATATGTATAGACGCCTGTTATAACAGCCTGATAAAGAAGAACGAAGAGCTCTGCGGCGACCGCGTACAGGTGATAAATTCGCCGGAGAGCATGCTGCTCGTGCTCTCGGACGGCCTCGGCAGCGGCGTGAAGGCCAATATTCTTTCGACGCTGACCTCGAAGATCATCTCCACGATGATCAGCCGCGGCGCTTCGATCGAGGACACGGTGGACACCATCGCTCATACGCTGCCGGTCTGTAAGGTGCGCGGCATCGCCTACTCCACCTTCATGATCCTCCACATCCAGAGGGACGGCAAGGGCTATCTCGCGGAGTACGACAACCCTCCCTGTATGCTGATACGCGGCGGCCGCCACATCCCCTTTGAATATGAGGAGAAGACTATCGGCGGCAAGCTGGTGCGCGAGAGCCGCTTCACCGCGCAGGAGGGCGATTATTTCGTCATCGTCAGCGACGGCGTGACACAGGCCGGCATGGGCGAGACGCTCTCCTTTGGCTGGGGCTGCGACGAGGTGGCGGAATTTCTCTGCGGTCCCTGCGGTGAGAAACTCTCCGCGCCGCGTGTCATCAACCGCGTGCTCGACGTCGCCAAGGATCTCTATCTGGGCAAGCCGGGCGACGACACCACCGTCTCCATCGCGCACATTCTGCCCAAACAGCAGGTGAGCCTATTTTCGGGGCCGCCAAAGAACCCGGAGGACGACGCGCGCCTCGTCAAGGATTATATCGAAACGCGCGGCCTGCATATCGTCAGCGGCGGCACAAGCTCCGAGATACTCTCGCGCGAGCTGAAGCGTCCGCTGCATGTCAATATAGACTATACGGACAGCGATATCCCGCCGACGGCGTCGATAGAGGGCATCGACCTCGTGACGGAGGGGGTCATGACGCTTAAGCGCGCTATCGCGATGATCGAGGAGTATATCGACCGTCCCGCGGTACCAAGGATGATATCCGAGCTTGACGATCCGCACGGCGCGGCGAAGCTTGCGAAGATCCTCATTGAACGCTGCACGCACCTGAAGCTCTTCATCGGCAAGGCGGTGAATCCGGCGCATCAGAACCCCGACTTCCCCACCGAGCTGCGCGTAAAATCGCGCCTGATGGACGATCTCGCGGCGGTGATGACGAGGCTCGGACGGCACGTAGAGAAAAATTATTATTAA
- a CDS encoding (2Fe-2S) ferredoxin domain-containing protein, which translates to MWEGCGLTEVVICVGSSCHLKGARRVVEGLTKLVTERGLTENVKLSGSFCMGRCEEAGVSVKVNGEIHFVDPDQIKEFFDNVIVGGNR; encoded by the coding sequence ATTTGGGAGGGATGCGGATTGACAGAGGTCGTGATTTGCGTCGGAAGTTCCTGTCATCTTAAGGGAGCGCGCCGTGTCGTGGAGGGGCTGACAAAGCTGGTGACGGAACGGGGGCTTACCGAAAATGTAAAGCTCTCCGGCTCGTTTTGCATGGGGCGCTGCGAAGAGGCGGGAGTATCTGTCAAGGTAAACGGCGAGATCCACTTTGTGGACCCCGATCAGATAAAAGAGTTTTTTGACAATGTAATAGTAGGTGGTAATCGGTAA
- a CDS encoding [Fe-Fe] hydrogenase large subunit C-terminal domain-containing protein: MKYINVAEANCKNCYKCLKVCPVKSIKYSDNHVEVLENECILCGRCIRNCPQHAKSLVNDISGLKQAVRESRRRKVAALAPSYIASFGTENRFRIAGALQSLGFDAVEETSVGAHAVTKEYARILESDEMDNMITTCCPSVVFLVQKYFPKLTPQLAQVLSPMEAHGEFLRRKYGDDALIVFFAPCISKIEEARVSEKRYIDGVITFKQLSRWFVKEDIELEKCAEGYFGNDPSSSAIYPIFEGIVKDVRANLPEDSHVFNKYNFISVQGAKDVIELLEEISEGRIHNCFIEASTCYGSCINGPEKPDTEYHPISTGIDMMRYLRADKDIRETDLSSLDLSRRILPDPVKEEIPDEETIRSILAQIGKTQPSHELNCGSCGYRTCRDKAIAVYQNKAELYMCLPYMSQISETLANVTLSVSPDYIIAVDRDLRVKECNLAAQHLLKMTKNEVVGRRIDEFLDPLDFALAVGEERNVPLHKVSYNERGITVNQTVIYIPEQGLAIAFLHDVTRQEQETESINKLKLETMEMAQNVIDKQMTVAQEIASLLGETTAETKVTLTKLKDLIVYDGNNGNG; the protein is encoded by the coding sequence ATGAAGTATATCAATGTCGCGGAGGCAAACTGCAAGAACTGTTATAAGTGCCTTAAGGTCTGCCCCGTAAAGTCGATCAAGTACAGCGACAACCACGTCGAGGTGTTGGAAAACGAGTGTATTCTCTGCGGCCGCTGTATCCGCAACTGTCCGCAGCACGCGAAATCCCTGGTGAACGATATCAGCGGCCTTAAGCAAGCGGTGCGCGAGAGCCGCCGCAGGAAGGTCGCGGCGCTCGCCCCCTCCTATATCGCCTCTTTCGGCACGGAGAACCGCTTCCGCATCGCGGGGGCGCTTCAGAGCCTCGGCTTTGACGCCGTGGAGGAGACCTCCGTCGGCGCGCACGCCGTCACCAAGGAGTACGCGCGTATCCTTGAGAGCGATGAGATGGACAATATGATAACGACCTGCTGCCCCTCCGTCGTATTTCTCGTGCAGAAGTATTTTCCGAAGCTGACGCCGCAGCTCGCCCAGGTGCTTTCACCGATGGAGGCGCACGGCGAGTTCCTGCGCCGTAAGTACGGCGACGACGCGCTGATCGTCTTTTTCGCCCCCTGTATCTCAAAGATAGAGGAGGCCCGCGTCTCTGAGAAGCGTTATATCGACGGCGTAATCACCTTCAAACAGCTTTCGCGCTGGTTCGTGAAGGAAGATATCGAACTTGAAAAGTGCGCCGAGGGCTATTTCGGCAACGACCCGAGCTCTTCGGCGATTTACCCGATATTCGAAGGCATCGTGAAAGACGTCCGCGCCAACCTCCCCGAGGACTCCCACGTATTCAATAAATATAACTTTATCAGCGTCCAGGGGGCGAAGGACGTCATCGAGCTGCTGGAGGAGATCAGCGAAGGGCGCATCCACAACTGTTTCATTGAGGCAAGCACCTGCTACGGCAGCTGTATCAACGGCCCGGAGAAGCCCGATACGGAATATCACCCCATCAGCACGGGTATCGATATGATGCGCTACCTGCGCGCCGATAAGGATATCCGCGAAACGGACCTCTCCTCGCTGGACCTGAGCCGCCGCATCCTGCCCGACCCGGTGAAGGAGGAGATCCCCGACGAGGAGACGATACGCTCGATACTGGCACAGATAGGCAAGACGCAGCCCTCGCACGAGCTGAACTGCGGCAGCTGCGGCTACCGTACCTGCCGCGACAAGGCGATCGCCGTATATCAGAATAAGGCGGAGCTCTATATGTGCCTGCCCTATATGAGCCAGATATCGGAGACGCTCGCAAACGTCACCCTCTCCGTAAGCCCCGACTATATCATCGCCGTGGACCGCGATCTGCGCGTGAAGGAGTGTAATCTCGCGGCGCAGCATCTTCTCAAGATGACGAAAAACGAAGTCGTGGGACGCCGTATCGACGAATTCCTCGACCCGCTGGATTTCGCGCTCGCGGTCGGCGAGGAGAGGAACGTGCCGCTTCATAAGGTGAGCTACAATGAGCGCGGCATCACCGTCAACCAGACCGTCATCTATATTCCGGAGCAGGGGCTCGCGATCGCCTTCCTCCACGACGTCACGAGGCAGGAGCAGGAGACGGAGTCTATCAACAAGCTGAAGCTGGAGACGATGGAGATGGCGCAGAACGTCATCGACAAGCAGATGACGGTCGCCCAGGAGATCGCGAGCCTGCTCGGAGAGACGACGGCCGAGACCAAGGTGACGCTGACGAAGCTGAAGGACCTGATCGTCTATGACGGAAATAACGGCAATGGATAG